From the genome of Streptomyces sp. S4.7:
GCGGGCACGCCGCCGATCCGGGTCGCCGCCTCAAGCGAGAACGTCCGGGCCGCCTGGACCGGCGAAGGCGTCGACGCCGACGTGGTGATCCTCGACCTGCACCTGGGCGGGCCCGTACCCGCGATGGGTGAGCTGCGCAGGCTGACCGAGGCGGGACGGCGGCTCGTGGTCTATTCGATGCGCGCGGACGACGACACCGCCCTGCAGTGCCTGGAGTTGGGGGCGCTGAGCTACCTGACCAAGGCCGAGGGTGCCGAGCATCTCCTGGAGGCCGCCGTGATGGCGGCGGCGGGCCGTGCCTACACCCCGCCCTCGCTGGCAGGCGCGCTGGCCGGAGACCGCTCGGCAACCCGCCCCAGTCTCTCGGCCCGCGAGACCGAGGTGCTGATCGAATGGTTCCAGTCCGAGTCGAAAGCGTTCGTCGGCCGGCGCCTCGGCATATCCCCGCACACGGTGAACACCCATCTCGAACACATCCGCGTCAAATACGCGATGAGCGGCAGACAGGCCCCGACCAAAGCCGCACTCCTGGCACGGGCAATCCAGGAGGGACTGATCGGCCTGGACGACCTGTGAGGGAAATGCCTCGTCCCGCACCAAAGGGTTCGCGCAGGCCGCCGGCCCATCCAACCTGCAGTATCGCCATCACTTGATCTCGATCCGGGGCCGCCGCGGACCGCGACGTGGACGGAGCGGCTGTCCGGCCTGGCTGACCGGTGCTCGATGACGACATGAGCGGGACGGTGATCGAGCTCTCTCCTGCCTTCACGCACAGGGCCACGGCCACCCCTTGGGGGCGGCCGTGGCCCTGTGCTCGTGCAGCTACGGCATCGTGG
Proteins encoded in this window:
- a CDS encoding response regulator transcription factor encodes the protein MAEVTGLTAVIIDDHPAVRAGIAQWLAAGTPPIRVAASSENVRAAWTGEGVDADVVILDLHLGGPVPAMGELRRLTEAGRRLVVYSMRADDDTALQCLELGALSYLTKAEGAEHLLEAAVMAAAGRAYTPPSLAGALAGDRSATRPSLSARETEVLIEWFQSESKAFVGRRLGISPHTVNTHLEHIRVKYAMSGRQAPTKAALLARAIQEGLIGLDDL